In a single window of the Papaver somniferum cultivar HN1 chromosome 8, ASM357369v1, whole genome shotgun sequence genome:
- the LOC113304642 gene encoding vacuolar-processing enzyme gamma-isozyme-like, giving the protein MLKIFETCPVFSVLNFRELLVVCIRKLNLAGAIVVQSLPVTKKKKNLAGFLCDFQRFRGSHCRLWDLRKSLNVRRPSIEGERNRKRFEKGNSQRIDGMPTYPYFYADDLVGVLKQKHSLGAYKSLVFYLEACDGILPKAQYRKAPEGSQRKAEAQKQSVEVMPHRMHVDRSIGKLLFGFEKGPRVLEVVRPAGQPLVDDWDCLKS; this is encoded by the exons ATGTTAAAGATCTTTGAAACTTGTCCAGTTTTTTCGGTTCTTAATTTCCGTGAACTTCTTGTGGTATGTATCCGGAAATTGAACTTGGCAGGTGCCATTGTAGTACAATCACTACcagtgaccaaaaaaaaaaaaaacttggcagGATTCTTATGTGATTTTCAAAGATTCCGAGGAAGTCATTGCCGGCTATGGGACCTCAGGAAGAGTCTCAACGTACGACGGCCATCTATAGAGGGCGAAAGAAATCggaaaaggtttgaaaaaggGAACTCGCAAAGGATTGATG GGATGCCAACATATCCTTATTTTTACGCAGATGATCTGGTTGGTGTTTTGAAGCAAAAGCATTCTTTAGGAGCGTATAAAAGCTTG GTGTTCTATCTCGAAGCTTGTGATGGCATTCTTCCAAAAG CACAGTACCGAAAAGCCCCAGAAGGTTCTCAGAGGAAAGCTGAAGCACAAAAGCAGTCTGTAGAGGTAATGCCTCACCGGATGCACGTCGACCGCAGCATTGGAAAGCTTCTATTTGGGTTTGAAAAAGGTCCTCGAGTACTTGAAGTTGTTCGTCCTGCTGGACAACCCCTTGTAGATGACTGGGACTGTCTTAAGAGTTAA
- the LOC113304641 gene encoding DEAD-box ATP-dependent RNA helicase 7-like, protein MPSIALSDINFMDEVKEKKIKKEKKIKLEVENGGTDNGTPAASPSSEKKKSKKSKKISDDSDDSMKGASTEKKKKKKRKADDEEQEDAVEIENGSASVVENGTAKKSKKQKGNDGAAVVKDDVEKEDPNALKNFRISAPLKAKLEANNIKALFQIQTMTFNDVLDGFDLVGRARTGQGKTLAFVLPILESLINGPAKDSRRTGYGRSPSVLVLLPTRELAHQVAADFELYGKSLGLTTCCVYGGSPYGPQEGALRRGVDIVIGTPGRIKDHVERGNLDFGSLKFRVLDEADEMLDMGFLDDVELILGKVKDLKTVQTLLFSATLPPRIKNITTRFLKPDKKIVDLVGNEKIKASVNVRHIVMPCSRDARATVIPDVIRCYGSGGKVIVFTETKGCASDLSGILPGARALHGDIQQATREVTIAAFRAGKFMTLVATSVAARGLDINDVQLIIQCEPPRDVEAYIHRSGRTGRAGNTGVAVMLYDPRKHNISRIEKDAGVKFEHISAPQATDIATSVAHEISAAILEVSDSVIPAFQSAAEKLIKTSGLSAVDLLSKALAKASGYTEIKNRSLLNSMENYVTVQLDAGKPVYSPSFVFGVLRRFLPENQVEAVKGLTLTADGRGAVFDVPTADLDAYLAGQENAANVSIEVLKELPKLQEKEGGNSRFSRGGGRGYGGGGRGYGGGGGGRGGGGSWGGDRRGGGGGGRWGR, encoded by the exons ATGCCTTCAATAGCACTTTCTGATATCAACTTCATGGATGAAGTTAAAGAGAAGAAGattaagaaagagaagaagattaAGCTAGAAGTTGAAAATGGCGGTACTGATAATGGAACCCCAGCAGCTTCTCCTtcatcagagaagaagaaaagtaagAAAAGTAAGAAAATTTCTGATGATAGTGATGATTCCATGAAAGGGGCATctacagagaagaaaaaaaagaagaagaggaaagctgatgatgaagagcaGGAGGATGCTGTGGAAATTGAAAATGGGTCTGCGTCTGTTGTTGAGAATGGAACTGCTAAGAAATCTAAGAAACAGAAAGGGAATGATGGAGCTGCTGTTGTTAAAGATGATGTCGAAAAAGAGGATCCTAATGCACTGAAGAATTTTAGGATCTCTGCGCCATTGAAAGCCAAGCTGGAAGCTAATAATATTAAAGCACTTTTTCAGATTCAAACTATGACTTTCAATGATGTTCTTGATGGGTTTGATTTAGTCGGTAGAGCTCGTACTGGTCAG GGAAAAACTCTTGCATTTGTGTTGCCAATATTGGAATCCTTAATTAATGGTCCCGCAAAAGATTCACGGAGGACAGGTTACGGAAGGTCCCCAAGTGTTCTGGTTCTTTTACCCACAAGGGAATTGGCACACCAG GTGGCTGCTGACTTTGAGTTATATGGTAAATCACTCGGGTTAACTACCTGCTGTGTATATGGTGGATCTCCTTACGGTCCTCAAGAAGGTGCACTGAGAAGGGGGGTTGATATTGTTATTGGAACTCCTGGAAGAATAAAG GATCATGTCGAGAGGGGAAACCTTGACTTTGGCTCATTAAAATTCCGTGTACTTGATGAAGCTGATGAGATGCTTGACATGGGTTTTcttgatgatgttgaacttattCTCG GAAAGGTTAAAGATTTGAAGACGGTCCAGACACTCCTCTTCAGTGCTACATTACCACCACGGATTAAAAAT ATCACTACTAGGTTTTTGAAACCCGACAAGAAGATTGTAGATCTTGTTGGAAATGAGAAAATAAAGGCCAGTGTAAATGTTAGACATATTGTCATGCCATGCTCTAGAGATGCCAGAGCAACAGTCATTCCTGATGTAATTCGTTGTTATGGCAG TGGCGGCAAGGTAATAGTTTTTACTGAGACCAAGGGTTGTGCTTCTGACCTTTCTGGGATATTGCCTGGAGCGCGTGCTTTGCATGGAGATATTCAACAAGCCACCCGTGAG GTCACAATCGCTGCGTTCAGGGCCGGCAAGTTCATGACTTTAGTAGCCACCAGTGTGGCAGCCCGTGGTTTGGACATCAATGACGTCCAGTTAATCATTCAG TGTGAACCTCCGCGAGATGTAGAAGCCTACATTCATCGTTCTGGGCGTACTGGAAGGGCCG GCAACACTGGAGTTGCTGTAATGCTTTATGATCCAAGGAAGCATAACATCTCTAGAATAGAAAAAGATGCTGGTGTGAAATTTGAGCACATATCGGCTCCTCAAGCCACCGATATCGCAACTTCTGTTGCTCATGAGATATCCGCAGCTATCCTTGAAGTTTCCGACAG TGTTATTCCAGCATTTCAGTCAGCAGCTGAGAAGCTCATTAAAACCTCTGGACTCTCTGCCGTTGACCTTCTTTCAAAGGCCCTAGCCAAAGCATCT GGGTATACTGAAATAAAGAATAGATCGCTTCTTAATTCCATGGAAAACTATGTTACAGTACAACTCGATGCTGGAAAACCAGTCTATTCACCATC GTTTGTGTTTGGCGTTTTGAGGAGATTCTTGCCCGAAAATCAGGTTGAAGCTGTGAAAGGTCTAACTCTTACAGCAGATGGGAGGGGTGCAGTATTTGACGTGCCTACTGCAGATCTAGATGCATATCTTGCAGGTCAGGAAAATGCAGCAAATGTGAGTATTGAAGTTCTGAAAGAATTGCCTAAGTTGCAAGAGAAGGAAGGCGGCAACAGTAGATTTAGTCGTGGCGGTGGTAGAGGATATGGTGGCGGCGGTAGAGGatatggtggtggcggcggtggaagAGGAGGTGGCGGTAGCTGGGGAGGAGATAGAAGAGGAGGTGGCGGCGGTGGCAGATGGGGAAGGTAA
- the LOC113305309 gene encoding uncharacterized protein LOC113305309 — translation MTLDNINIIVYHVPNNAANNIVSLQNFRWKPPDNGYLKINFDASFVEQNFQGGIGLILRDFAGTCFGVQGQYFNGGMKEGIEVEELECEAMKAVVSLAISRIKRDCNVVADKLEKKAKSLKANFELFDEFPPNIKNWVSQENYASSI, via the exons ATGACTTTGGATAATATCAATATAATTGTTTATCATGTTCCTAACAATGCTGCTAATAATATTGTGTCATTACAGAATTTCAGATGGAAACCACCAGATAATGGTTATCTGAAAATCAACTTTGATGCATCTTTTGTTGAACAAAATTTTCAGGGTGGTATAGGACTGATATTAAGGGATTTTGCAGGTACCTGCTTTGGTGTGCAAGGACAATATTTTAATGGAGGAATGAAGGAAGGAATAGAGGTGGAGGAACTAGAATGCGAAGCTATGAAGGCAGTTGTTTCTCTAGCCATCTCAAGAA TTAAGAGAGATTGTAATGTTGTTGCAGACAAGTTGGAAAAAAAGGCTAAAAGTCTGAAAGCCAATTTTGAACTGTTTGATGAGTTCCCTCCtaacataaaaaattgggtcTCTCAAGAAAATTATGCATCCTCTATTTAA